A DNA window from Phragmites australis chromosome 11, lpPhrAust1.1, whole genome shotgun sequence contains the following coding sequences:
- the LOC133884242 gene encoding caffeoylshikimate esterase-like produces MDVEYHEEYVRNSRGVQLFTCGWLPASSSPKALVFLCHGYGMECSNFMRACGIKLAKAKYGVFGIDYEGHGKSMGARCYIQKFDNLVADCDRFFKSICDMEEYRNKSRFLYGESMGGAVALLLHRKDPSFWDGAVLVAPMCKISEKVKPHPVVITLLTQVEEIIPKWKIVPTKDVIDSAFKDPIKREKIRKNKLIYQDKPRLKTALELLRTSIDVEDSLSEVRMPFFILHGEADTVTDPEVSHALYERSASNDKTIKLYPGMWHGLTAGEPDENVELVFSDIVAWLNERSRHWEPEERVRTPSEPEKHHQAASKKIARVSSSNGTESPVSADGRPQRRGNFLCGLGGRRNHQQCRM; encoded by the exons ATGGATGTCGAATACCACGAG GAGTACGTGAGGAACTCGAGGGGCGTGCAGCTCTTCACGTGCGGCTGGCTGCCGGCGTCTTCCTCGCCCAAAGCGCTCGTCTTCCTTTGCCACG GTTACGGCATGGAGTGCAGTAACTTCATGAGAG CATGTGGGATCAAGTTGGCCAAGGCAAAGTATGGTGTGTTTGGGATTGATTACGAGGGCCACGGCAAGTCCATGGGTGCCAGGTGCTACATCCAGAAGTTCGACAACCTCGTAGCTGACTGCGACCGGTTCTTCAAGTCCATCTGTG ACATGGAGGAATACAGAAACAAGAGCCGGTTCCTGTACGGCGAGTCCATGGGCGGAGCCGTCGCCCTGCTGCTGCATAGGAAGGATCCAAGCTTCTGGGACGGTGCAGTCCTCGTGGCGCCAATGTGCAAG ATATCAGAGAAAGTGAAACCGCACCCGGTCGTGATCACCCTCCTGACTCAGGTGGAGGAGATCATCCCAAAGTGGAAGATCGTCCCGACCAAAGATGTCATCGACTCCGCATTCAAGGACCCCATCAAGCGCGAAAAG ATCAGGAAGAACAAGCTCATCTACCAGGACAAGCCCCGGCTAAAGACTGCGCTCGAGCTGCTGCGAACCAGCATCGATGTGGAAGATAGTTTGTCAGAG GTGAGGATGCCATTCTTCATCCTGCACGGCGAGGCCGATACAGTGACAGATCCGGAGGTCAGCCACGCCCTCTACGAACGCTCAGCTAGCAACGACAAGACCATCAAGCTCTACCCGGGGATGTGGCACGGCCTCACTGCCGGCGAACCTGATGAGAACGTTGAGCTAGTGTTTTCCGATATTGTGGCGTGGCTCAACGAGCGCAGCCGCCATTGGGAACCCGAAGAACGGGTGAGAACGCCGTCGGAGCCCGAGAAGCACCACCAGGCGGCGTCCAAGAAGATCGCCCGCGTCAGCAGCAGTAACGGCACGGAGAGTCCGGTGtcggcggacggccggcctcaACGGCGCGGCAACTTCCTCTGTGGGCTAGGCGGCCGGCGAAACCACCAGCAATGTAggatgtaa
- the LOC133884241 gene encoding UDP-glucuronic acid decarboxylase 2-like, translating to MASELTYRGGGASPVAGASAGGYSPKPSKPLAWLHRAARYAAAEHRPIFALAGMLIAAAVFSIASPSGSSGYGYSTVAAVSSYSSSNNNPLARFSVEPAHRDVARHFVGGKVPLGLKRKGLRVLVTGGAGFVGSHLVDRLLERGDSVIVVDNLFTGRKDNVVHHFGNPNFEMIRHDVVEPILLEVDQIYHLACPASPVHYKYNPVKTIKTNVVGTLNMLGLAKRINARFLLTSTSEVYGDPLQHPQVETYWGNVNPIGVRSCYDEGKRTAETLTMDYHRGANLEVRIARIFNTYGPRMCIDDGRVVSNFVAQALRKEPLTVYGDGKQTRSFQYVSDLVEGLMRLMEGEHVGPFNLGNPGEFTMLELAKVVQDTIDPNARIEFRPNTQDDPHKRKPDISRAKELLGWEPKIPLREGLPLMVSNFRKRIFGDQDTAAATGNHQG from the exons ATGGCGTCGGAGCTGACCTACCGCGGCGGCGGGGCGTCCCCGGTCGCCGGCGCCAGCGCGGGGGGCTACTCCCCGAAGCCGTCCAAGCCGCTCGCGTGGCTGCACCGCGCTGCCCGCTACGCCGCCGCGGAGCACCGCCCGATCTTCGCCCTCGCCGGGATGCTCATCGCCGCCGCGGTCTTCTCCATCGCCTCACCCTCTGGTTCGTCCGGCTACGGCTACTCCACCGTTGCCGCCGTCTCATCTTACTCCTCCTCCAACAACAACCCGCTCGCCCGCTTCTCCGTGGAGCCGGCCCACCGCGATGTGGCCCGGCACTTCGTGGGCGGCAAGGTGCCCCTCGGCCTGAAGCGGAAGGGGCTCCGCGTGCTGGTCACCGGCGGCGCCGGGTTCGTGGGCAGCCACCTCGTGGACCGCCTGCTGGAGCGCGGCGACAGCGTGATCGTGGTGGACAACCTCTTCACGGGGCGCAAGGACAACGTCGTGCACCACTTCGGCAACCCCAACTTCGAGATGATCCGCCACGACGTCGTCGAGCCCATCCTCCTGGAGGTCGACCAGATCTACCACCTCGCCTGCCCGGCGTCCCCCGTCCACTACAAGTACAACCCCGTCAAGACAATCA AGACCAATGTGGTGGGGACCCTGAACATGCTCGGATTGgcgaagaggatcaatgccaggTTCCTCCTCACCAGCACCAGCGAGGTCTATGGTGATCCCCTCCAGCACCCTCAGGTGGAGACTTACTGGGGCAATGTCAATCCCATCG GTGTCAGGAGCTGCTACGATGAGGGCAAACGTACGGCTGAAACACTGACCATGGACTACCACCGTGGTGCCAACCTTGAG GTGAGGATTGCACGTATCTTTAACACATATGGCCCTCGCATGTGCATCGATGATGGTCGTGTTGTCAGCAACTTTGTTGCTCAG GCGCTTAGGAAGGAACCATTGACGGTTTACGGTGATGGCAAGCAGACCCGGAGCTTCCAATACGTTTCTGATTTG GTTGAGGGACTGATGAGGCTGATGGAAGGGGAGCACGTTGGCCCATTCAACCTTGGTAACCCTGGCGAGTTCACCATGCTGGAGCTGGCCAAGGTTGTCCAGGACACCATTGACCCGAATGCACGGATCGAGTTCCGTCCCAACACCCAGGACGACCCACACAAACGCAAGCCCGACATAAGCCGTGCCAAGGAGCTCCTCGGATGGGAGCCGAAGATCCCCCTCCGTGAGGGCCTTCCCCTCATGGTCAGTAACTTCCGCAAGCGCATCTTCGGTGACCAagacaccgccgccgccaccggaaACCATCAGGGCTAG